Proteins from a genomic interval of Kitasatospora herbaricolor:
- a CDS encoding phosphatase PAP2 family protein, with amino-acid sequence MPLADTSDPDLGLLYAVNGLAKSSPGWLDSLVSWIGEYGILLGLAALCLTGWLQARRRPDAPVAVAGLLWAPLAVTVAELANLPIAAIVNRPRPFVDHAGLDVLVAGKEGTHSFVSDHSTMSMGIAVALFLVNRRLGWIAGGLALLQGFCRMFMGVHYPTDVIGGFALATAVVLLLAPIAMAVLVPLCHAVARTAAAPLVVAGGRRTGAPKGGGRRRRAVPGQVRAEDPPREPDLAA; translated from the coding sequence ATGCCACTTGCCGACACGAGCGACCCCGATCTCGGTCTGCTCTACGCCGTCAACGGGCTGGCCAAGTCCTCGCCCGGCTGGCTGGACTCGCTGGTCTCCTGGATCGGCGAGTACGGCATCCTGCTCGGGCTGGCCGCGCTGTGCCTCACCGGTTGGTTGCAGGCCCGCCGCCGCCCGGACGCCCCGGTGGCCGTCGCCGGCCTGCTCTGGGCGCCGCTCGCGGTGACCGTCGCCGAGCTGGCCAACCTCCCGATCGCGGCGATCGTGAACCGGCCGCGCCCCTTCGTCGACCACGCCGGGCTGGACGTCCTGGTGGCCGGCAAGGAGGGCACCCACTCCTTCGTCAGCGACCACTCGACGATGTCGATGGGCATCGCGGTGGCGCTCTTCCTGGTCAACCGCCGGCTCGGCTGGATCGCCGGCGGCCTGGCGCTGCTGCAGGGCTTCTGCCGGATGTTCATGGGCGTCCACTACCCGACGGACGTGATCGGCGGCTTCGCGCTGGCGACCGCGGTGGTGCTGCTGCTGGCGCCGATCGCGATGGCCGTGCTGGTGCCGCTCTGCCACGCGGTGGCCCGGACCGCGGCCGCCCCGCTGGTCGTGGCGGGCGGGCGGCGGACGGGTGCCCCGAAGGGCGGCGGCCGGCGGCGCCGGGCCGTCCCGGGTCAGGTCCGCGCCGAGGATCCGCCCCGGGAGCCCGATCTCGCCGCCTGA